CGTGTGCTTTGTACCCTTGAGGAGATTATAAGATAAAAGCCGCTTGTCTTTTTCCTCAAAAGAAGTGCTCATCAGTCCGCCCGCAGTGCGCTGATTTAATGATATAATATATGGATAAAATTTAAAAACGGCAATCACTATCATTCGCGATGGAGTAACATTGTGTTGAAAAATCATGGAATATTCTATAGTGTGAAAAAAAGAAGGGGCCCGGATAAGACGGATAAAAGAGCCGGTCAGCCGGTTTCATCCCTGATAAAACAAAGGGGAGCTGTTTTTCTGTAAACCAGCTCTCTTATGGGCGGACTGAGACATCAGCCCGTCATCGCCCCACATTCTGGATCAGAATGAATCGCAAGCGCTGCCGACGGATTTTTTTGAAGTCCTGAGGGCATTATGAAAGCGGATTGTGCCGATGATGGCGGCGGCCATCGGATGATAATTCCGGCCCGCATGAATTGAGGAAACAACCATTATGAACTATGAACGCCTGTGCGAAGAGATGGTGAAACGGCAGCTGGAGCCACGAGGAATTAACGATCCGAATGTTCTGGCGGCATTCCGTAAAGTTCCGAGGCATCTGTTTGTAAGTGAAGCACTGATGGATCAGGCTTACGGGGATTATCCCCTGCCAATCGGTGAGCAGCAGACCATTTCCCAGCCCTATATTGTCGCCGAGATGACCCAGGCGCTGGAACTTACCAAAGATGATCGGGTGCTGGAAATCGGAACCGGTTCAGGATACCAGGCGGCAATTCTTGCTCAGATTGTATTTCGTGTCTATACGATCGAACGTATCCATCCTTTGCTTGTCAACGCGCGCAGGCTGTTCAGTGAATTGCGTTACCATAATATCGTGACCAAATATTCCGACGGCACAACCGGGTGGGAAGATGAGAGTCCGTTTGACGCTATCATTGTGACCGCAGGCGCTCCGGAAATTCCTCAGCCCCTGGTGAATCAGCTGGCGGACGGGGGACGTATGGTGATTCCCGTTGGAAATGAATATTCTCAGGAACTTATCAGAATCACCCGGGATGAAGACGGGATTCATACGAAAAATCTCGGGGGATGCCGGTTTGTAAAACTGGTGGGTGAGCATGGCTGGGAAGCGTAGATGCTGAGAAATCTCTATGACTGGATTTTGAAATGGGCCCAAACTCCATATGGAACATGGGCTCTTTTTATTCTTGCTTTCTGCGAGTCTTCTTTTTTTCCGATACCGCCCGATATATTATTGATAGCCATGGCAATCGCCGCTCCTGCCAGATCGTTTTCATATGCGCTGATCTGTTCCGTCGGTTCGGTTACCGGGGGGTGCCTGGGGTATTTTATTGGCTGGCAGTTTATGGCCGGTATCGGGGATCATATCATCCGCCTGTACGGATTGGCCGATAAATTCGATTATATTCAAGCCCTTTATATAAAATATGACGCGTGGGCCATCGCTGTTGCCGGCTTTACGCCGATCCCCTACAAGGTGTTTACGATTTCCGCCGGTGCGTTTGATATTAATTTTCTCGTATTTACAGTGGCTTCAGCGGTGTCCAGATCGGCAAGGTTTTTTTTGATCGGCGCGCTGATATACACCTTCGGTGCGAAAATACAGACCTTTATTGATAAATATTTCAATATGCTGGCTGTGGGAGTTACCGTGCTGATCGTGGCGGGGTTTGCACTGATCAAATATTTGTTTTAACCCGACATGTCCCCGGTTTGCATGCCAGTGTCCGGCAAGACCCTTATGGGTTGATTTGATGACAGATAAAGTCAATAAATGTTTCACAAAGCGGGGGCAGGCTGCGATGTTTGTGCCGGGTGATATAAAAAAACTGTTTTAAATTCAAATCGGAAATAGAAACCGCATTAAGGCTGCCCGTCTGCAGATCTTCTGCAACCGCCAGAGAAGACAGGATTGAAAGGCCCAGATGATTTTTGATGCCCTGCCGGATTGCCTCCGTACTGCCCAGCTCTGCGCTGATATTAAAGTGATCGATACCATATCCAATATGAGAAAGACTGAACTGAAGTGAGGCCAGAGTGCCGGAGCCACGTTCGCGGACGATAAAGGGTTCCTTGAAGATGTGTTTTAAAGCGATGCTTTTTTTCCCCGCCCACTTGTGATCGGAAGGAACGATAAGCTGCATTTCATCTTCAATCAGCAGCTCCTGATGGATGCTTTTATTGCCGGTCCGGGCGCCGACAATACCGAAATCCAGATTGCCGGCCAGAATTTCGTGAATGATGCTTTCCGTATCTGCGATTTGTATGGATAGGGTGACGTCGGGATAACTTGTCTTGAATGCGCCCATTAATCTGGGAAGGACATAAACACCGGGGATCGTACTTCCCCCGATTGTCAGATGCCCTTTGATGGTTCCATGGAATTCAGACAGAGCGGTTTCTGTCTGTTTTTTTAAAGCAATGATCCGGCACGCGTAACCGTAGAGGAGTTTGCCTGCCTGAGTCGGGACCGCTTCTTTGGATAGCCGGTCGATGAGCCGGCATGAAAAATGTTCTTCCAGATCCTTGATGTGGCTGCTGACGGTCGGCTGGGAAAGACAGACGGCTTTTGCCGCATTGGAAAAGCTTTTCAATTCGACTACCTTACAAAATATCGATAATTGCCAAATATCCATATCAGTCGGATTCTTTCATTGCCGCAAATTTTTCTTTCAACCGTTGATTCACGACCTGCGGAACCATCCGGCTGATGTCTCCCCCAAACCGGGCAGCTTCTTTGATAATAGAAGAACTGGTGAAGATCCATTGAAGTCCGGTCATCAGGAACACGGTTTGAATCTCCCGGTTCAGCCTTCGGTTCATGAGCGACATCTGAAATTCAAGTTCAAAATCGGATACAGCCCTCATACCTCTGAGAATGGCATGGGCGTTTCGTTTGACAGCATAATCCACCAGCAGACCGTCAAAGGCGGCCACCTCGACGTCTGGATATTTTTTCAGGCTGAGTTCCATCAGTTCCAGGCGTTCGTCTACGCTGAAAAGCGTCTGCTTGGCCGGATTGTGAAGAATGGTCACGATGATCCTGTCAAATAATTTTAACCCTCTTCTGACAATGTCAATATGTCCGTTGGTGACAGGGTCGAACGAACCGGGATAGATCGCTGTTCTCTGCATGGGCTCCGCTTTCCTGTATAATCCCGGCATCGAACGGATGCCGGGGTGT
The DNA window shown above is from Desulfobacterales bacterium and carries:
- a CDS encoding protein-L-isoaspartate(D-aspartate) O-methyltransferase, with the translated sequence MNYERLCEEMVKRQLEPRGINDPNVLAAFRKVPRHLFVSEALMDQAYGDYPLPIGEQQTISQPYIVAEMTQALELTKDDRVLEIGTGSGYQAAILAQIVFRVYTIERIHPLLVNARRLFSELRYHNIVTKYSDGTTGWEDESPFDAIIVTAGAPEIPQPLVNQLADGGRMVIPVGNEYSQELIRITRDEDGIHTKNLGGCRFVKLVGEHGWEA
- a CDS encoding DedA family protein produces the protein MLRNLYDWILKWAQTPYGTWALFILAFCESSFFPIPPDILLIAMAIAAPARSFSYALICSVGSVTGGCLGYFIGWQFMAGIGDHIIRLYGLADKFDYIQALYIKYDAWAIAVAGFTPIPYKVFTISAGAFDINFLVFTVASAVSRSARFFLIGALIYTFGAKIQTFIDKYFNMLAVGVTVLIVAGFALIKYLF
- a CDS encoding selenium metabolism-associated LysR family transcriptional regulator: MDIWQLSIFCKVVELKSFSNAAKAVCLSQPTVSSHIKDLEEHFSCRLIDRLSKEAVPTQAGKLLYGYACRIIALKKQTETALSEFHGTIKGHLTIGGSTIPGVYVLPRLMGAFKTSYPDVTLSIQIADTESIIHEILAGNLDFGIVGARTGNKSIHQELLIEDEMQLIVPSDHKWAGKKSIALKHIFKEPFIVRERGSGTLASLQFSLSHIGYGIDHFNISAELGSTEAIRQGIKNHLGLSILSSLAVAEDLQTGSLNAVSISDLNLKQFFYITRHKHRSLPPLCETFIDFICHQINP
- the coaD gene encoding pantetheine-phosphate adenylyltransferase, yielding MQRTAIYPGSFDPVTNGHIDIVRRGLKLFDRIIVTILHNPAKQTLFSVDERLELMELSLKKYPDVEVAAFDGLLVDYAVKRNAHAILRGMRAVSDFELEFQMSLMNRRLNREIQTVFLMTGLQWIFTSSSIIKEAARFGGDISRMVPQVVNQRLKEKFAAMKESD